The sequence below is a genomic window from Coffea arabica cultivar ET-39 chromosome 8e, Coffea Arabica ET-39 HiFi, whole genome shotgun sequence.
ctggattttacacctttgcacaatcaaggtgtcAATGTGAAGATCTATGACCAAAGACTAATTAGAGAGTTTTTCATTGCCACTTGGGATTTTCACATGCCTTACACAAGTTATTTCCTACCTTGGCGCATGTTCTTGTTTGAGAGCTTCccgaagctgaccaaacgacatgcAACATGGCTTGTAGTCATTCGTCTACTTCCAACATTGCTGTCCTTTAAGCGCAGCATCGATTTGTGGACAActcactttcaagaggagactttgaagattcgaggacgaatcttttcgaggaaagagggaatgatgaggatacgggtgtgcaataattaacttcaaccttgggtcaaggatcctttggtccACATTGGCGGTCcaatgacaagatcaagatccaagagggtgaaggaagctttacgagccttgatcattcaccatacaagtaaggaacaagctaagtttgaagatttgatggaccatgaagttactttgttcacttgtacgtttgaagtaaAGGagtgatctcatacttgttagcttagttggtagttgttttaagactgtcccgtttagtagttgttaggtgttgagtattttattacttatcgggccttatcggaaagccttaaagagctagctctttaagctcttttatgcggaccgaatctcttccaggtttatgtgggccggattttgccctaattttagcctataaaaaggcacctcttgtaagagtaaaagacagattattacaaccagaaatcgtgaggaattttccttcaagttcttaatcgaacttactcttgaattcttgagttcatggcttaggattcaaatcagactttatcgattagcttgttccctaatcgtggtgtcgcttcatccatccttatttgcttaaggttgctgattacctttgtgtgtcagaggtcttgagttcatgagaacaatcgagttcaatttctgttgggagaaaagatccaactctgataattacaaggttgggaggttctaggagggtcttcccctagggttgcctatatcacTTAAACTTAGATTATATTTTATGACTATGACTCACCTGTAAAATTATGCTAACATATTTTTTTTGCTAGTGAGCATAAAACCTTGTTGGAAGCTGAATGCATTGAAAATGTTATTCAACGGCATGATAAGGAGTTTGCTACATGGTTCAAAGAACGTGCAGGGTCTAATTAACTTATTAGTTGTTTGGACTTCTTATGGCTatagtttaaataatatatCATGTTAACTTTTCTCAATCTCTGAACAGGTGTTATATGGTTCCCAACCCTGGAATGATGAATTTCGCTCATTGGCCTTAGGTTTAGACAATAGAATTTGTATGTATACAGGTTGCATGGCTAATGGGTATAGAATTCACACTGAAGATcgtgaaagagagagaaaaaacacaaaatagTGGTATCGTAGTGAAAGGCGAGCATGGTAATAATATCATTGATTTTTATGGTGTCCTAAAAGAAATTATTGAAGTGAGGTTCTGGTTTGGAAAGAAAAATGTTGTCCTATTTAAGTGTGACTGGTGGAAACTAGATGATAGTTCCGGCATGCAAATAGACAAGGATTGGGGTATCACAAGTGTGAATTCATCAAGAAGATGGTATGAAGACCAACCTTATGTCCTTTCTCAACATATGGAACAAGTATTTTATATTGAGAACATGAAATTAGGTAGAAACTGTATGTAGTTGAGAGGTTCGGTCCAAGAAACTGTTATGATGTTCCTGAACATGTGGACAAAGAGGCAGTAGTTGAGGAGATACATCAAGAGGAAGCACAAGGGGGGAAATTCAATATTATAATAGATCTCGATAACCCCCCACCAATTTCAAGAGAAGATGGCAATCTATTAAAGTACGTGCCTTCATCCGTTATTCATGGTGACCAATCAAAGAAAGGAAATCAACAAGCTGATAAAGACTTTATTGATGACAGTGACATTGGGGACCCCAACAGTTGCGATAATGAAGAAGATGAGGATATTGTTAGTGACAGTGACACTGATTCATATTAGATGACATCGATTCAATATGAATCTAATGGTTGTTGGTATCCTAAGTACAACTTCTACTTTAGTTGCATTGCTTTTGCCATCTTGTTTGATTTATCTTTTGCCtattaaaatacataaaaagGATATATTTAGACTACattgaatgtttttttttaatgattggTTAGTTGTTGCTTTCAGATGGCTGGACCCGGAACAAGAGCCCAAACACTTAGAAGACAAGCACAGCAAAAGCAACCATCACCAccttcaaatcagcaacaaggTCCATCTGCAAGTACTAGCTCAAATGGCACTGCTACCTTTGTGACGCCAGCATTTTCACCACAAAATGTTAGTACTAGTTCAAACAATGGGCAGCCTCACACTCCTGAATCATTTGCATATGATGCAAATGAGACTGCGCGATCTCATGATGGTCAAAATGATAATAGTGGTACCAACTTCTGCACTTACATTTCtagttcttttattttgtttcaactATTATAGCTAATTTAGTCTTGAATTTTGTTTAACCATAGCTGTGCCATTGCCAAAAGAAGGGGTCGTACTAGAAACATTACATTGGCCCACAAAAGAGAGGATAATGAAACTCTAACTATTGAAGTTGACTCTTCCATTCGGCGCATAGTAGGAAAGGACTCTCAATACTTCATTAGTGAGAGTGGCTGTGTTgttagtgtcgcgccccactttttgagtgtgtgaaagtagtgtgtgggatatgtatgtaaacgtgtgtgaaaatgaaaataaaaggccgtgggattgtgaaatgcgacggtttggccaaacaaagttcaaaaagggtttttgaatggaaaatggagtcgccacttggtatagagttagggtgtaccaagtcacccaaaaagtgattttttggaaagaaaaagtaaacaaaccctttttaaagaacttttaggtctacgtaaccaaagaaagggatcgggggtcacgtttgataagggagaaggcaaaggcaaagcctaaggcactcccttaccctagccaaagctagttgcgtgacttagcccttcttttcccaatttttctacccaaagtatgtgttgcatgttggatatgactaatggatatgaaaaaaatgcaatcctaaatctaaaatgtctcttatgaggctttttgttcccaatcacatgaattgtgatggccaataaggaaagtcctcatagaggtcgcgaatgatgcaaatgaagactcaaatatgagtgcaagtgtgaaaatgtaagaaaacgtgcatgtgtgcgaatgtaagacaagtgcatgtgtgcaaattgggaaaataaaggtgtttgtgtgcaaatggatgaaaatatggtataatagtagtaaatacacgtaagtgcaattgggtgcaatttgtgtggtagaaaataaataagtgatagggaaagaagagaagtgTGTGAACgtggcatgtggagtgagaaaaatataagttgtgagaaaatgaggataaaagagtgaggaagtgatatgataagaatgagagtgcatgaacctaaaggaatgcatcaagtcgggtacgggaatgactcttaatttcacgactttaattttccctttgattagaaggaagaactggcgtgctaaggctattttgtagccacactcgctcgtttcccttatcgaaaggggactctcaagcaaatgtaccctataactagcatgaggatgcaaaaacctaaaatgaaggggaaaggattggaggatcatgccaaatgctagaaaaaactaagaaaaaatgcatgagatgaagtgattttatcatgcaatcatgatctaacgcgtaaagggctcctaagggtctagcgttggactagcccatatctacgctctctcacaagcattggacttgtgagggcTTGAGGGAGAGACCAtggctagcgttggactagccacagtaacgtgcattcattcacataatcagatataattttaaagcaagtagacatgcaaagcaCCTAGTttcacgtagcacataacacttagcatgctcgactaaatgcaagagcctaggaaagcgataaacacataggcacacataagcacatagcacataagccctatctattacaaagggggatgcctactacaatctaaagaaaaggggaaataaataaataattaaaataaatacctaactattacaaattcggcattcaagtgcctttcaaatgatagaTTTACAAAGCTAAggccaataaagcaaataaataaataaatgaaataaataaacatccaaggggcatgcaattaaacacgtaaagtcacatagggcatgTAGGGTCAAATagagtaagaaataagggattagggtgtacctcccttgaattggggccCTAGCgaaatgaaattacttatttatcctccaaaataaaagaaatggtcaaggtaccaatttatttgggaaaattaaagaaaataggcaaacacaagctcacttggtcataaagcccctaaagtcatgacttaagtgcaattgaaacaaagcatagtaattaattgaaacaaacaagcaatgaagttgtagaattaaaactgccaaggaccaaattgaggaaattattcaattggttgggtcatagcgGCATTAGTTGGAaaccaaggggtcaaagtgcaatttctgAAAGTTGAGTTGCATGCAAACCATGCAAACCCACGAAGGAAATTTGTTTCTGCAGCTAACATTCCTTcgagaaatttctaaaatcattatgatttttaaaaaaattctacaaagggGGTATTTTGTGTACTGGTTTCTGTTTTTGGGGTGTTCGCATTTATCAAATGCGAGCTCCTTGAGCTCGCATTTGATAAATGCGAACTGTCCTTAAATTTTGTAACAgcgaaagtaaaaaaaaaataaaaaaaaaataggtaaCCTCGCATTTCAGAAATGCGAGGTACATgacctcgcatttcacaaatgcgagttGTATGTACCTCGCATTTCAGAAATGCGAGGTCATGTACCTCGCATTATTGTTCtgcggaaaagaaaaaaaccaacaaagaaAAAAGGCAACAAAGCTCAGTCTGAAACCCAATTCAAAAAACCGCTGAAACCAACCTGTCCCATTCCTGCCAAGCTGTCTGGAATCCGTGCATCTCCCCCCTCCCTCCCAATTTGCCATAAGAGGTATGaatttatctcttttttttgtttgtcaGTTTGTTTGTTGTTAcaacatgatttttgttttgctGAATTGAGCTGGCTGTTATGTTTTGGCAATTTATGAATCGTTGTTGTTCTTTCGGTTTGAGTCGCATTAGCTTGCCATGGTTAGTCTGACAATTAGtttggaaaagggagaaaaagtttGGCAAATGGCACTTTCTGCAGTTAGTGCAGAGGAAGTaagatccgaggtcggatcgaaGTCAATCCAGACAAATCCGACCCCGGATCCATAAGATACGAGCTCGGATCCAAGTAAACCCGGCCGGATCCGAGGGATCGTCTGTGTTCCTGGTGAGACGGATCCGAGGCTTGTGGGATCCGAGGGCTTCAAGAACCGATCCGTGCTCGGATCCTTTGGCAATATGTCTGAAACCGAGGGCTCGGTTCTTCCGTTTCCAGATTTACTCTTCCCCCTTCTCACCGAAACCTTAATTTTCCATTTCATCCATAAAACTTCCAATTTTTCACAATAAAAGCCTTCGCTAAGCTCTTGTGAGCATTAAATAAAGTAATTAGACTTTTAAGGGGAGATTctatcaaatttttgttttaaaaaaagtaatgacaatgtgtaatatatatatattgcaaaatatatataataaaaagtaattttttcaaaatatatatatctattaggaataataaattacaattttttcGTTTGATAaagggttaaatgcaaaaaatcccTATAAACTATTTACCCAGTTACAATTTATCCCCTAAACTATAATAATAGGCATTTTGCCCTCTTGAATGATATGTTTGGAAAAATATACCCCTTTTAATGTATCATAtttgttaattttctttttaaattcttcctttttttctttaaacaaTTGTTTAAATAAGTAGACTAGATTAGTcaaaatttgtttatttcttaatttcgtATTGCTTTATTTTATACAAAAAAATGTATGTGAGTAAAAGATTTTTTCCCAAATGTTGAATTCAAtgtcatttaagaaatttaacttttcaaatatataataacaaaatagagaaattgattaatcaattattagtagtatcaataggaaaaaaaaataaactactatTGTTGTTCATTCTTATTTTGTATTTCACTACAAATAATAATTGTTAACCTTTCTTTCTTATGTGGTATATAATATGTTGCTTTTATTATAAGTAGTTGAGTAACTACGAATTCTTAATTAGTTTATAGGTACTTAAATGATTGAATTACTAGATTAATAAACTTTACAAAAATTGGTGACCTTCTACATTAATACACTTTACATAGTTTTGTACTActaattataatttattttttccaacATAGGGATTGTTTTCTTTGATATGTCTATAGAAAGACCTCTGCGAGTATCTCTTTATTGGGGAGGTAAAATACACTATGAAGAtgggtcaatttgttatttgccTCGTACTTCCAACCGTACATTCTCATTACGGCATAGAATTGGATATGATGAGCTGGTGGATAGAATTTATGAATACATGGGGGTCGATAGGGGGCTGTTCAAGTTGAATTTATTTCTCCGCCAACCTTGTGGCCGTACTTCTTATAATGTCTCTCCAGTGGTGGATGATGAAACTCTGGAGATAATGTATGATGTCTGGAACGAACTTGTCCCATACATCGCTGAACTTTATATCGAGAAGGAGGAAATAGTCCAAAATCCTCTCGTCAGTAGCACATTCATTCCACCAACTACCAATATTGGGCCGATGATGTCGCTTGTCCATGCATGCATGGATCCAACTAGGTATCGATCCTACTCTAGTACAGTGGTACCAGAGACAGCATCGGTATCACAACGACCACATGGGGATTGTGTTAGGGACGTGGTAGAGCCACGGTTCACGTCAGGCTTAAGGACGGATGTTGAATATGTTGAAGGCCTTGACTCGATTCAAAGTTTTAGAGACCACGTATCGCCGAATCATGTGCCTTCTTATGGCTTCGATTCGACTACTGGTCCAAGTCATTGTAACACATTGATAGATGATGATTTGGAAAATGATGTAGAAGATGTGGAAGAATCTGAGTCGGTAGATGTGTCAGACAGTGACTCAGATGGCGAAAATGAAAGACGTGTAGTCCACCAGGATCTTGGGAACCAACAGCCCTTTGCTGCATTTGCCAACCTTTCGTATGTTCCACGAGGATTCGAATTCTTCTCTAACCTTGGAAATATAAATGATGACGACCAATTCACTGATGAAAGTGGGTTGGAACGTATTGTGACATTTAGTGAGGATAATAATCACATATGTCTACATATGAGATTTGAGAGCAAACAACAGCTGAGCAGGGCTATTAGAATGTGGTCTATCAATCATAATAGGGAGTTTAGGGTTGTTGAGAGCAAGAGTAATACTTGGGTTGCCAAATGTAAATCTGCATTTGAAAGGAGCACCACCACTGTGGCCAACGTATCGTATCCTCCATGCGACTGGTGTGTCCGAGCAGTGAAAAAAAAGACTCATGGACTGTGGCAAATAACCAAATGGGTCAACGACCATAATTGTGTTGGTGATTTGATGAGTAATAGCAATGCTAGTCTTACATCTTCGGTTATTGCTAGACACATAGTTCGTAGCATTGAAGATGATCCTGGGTTTAAAGTAAAGAATATAGTAAGCCATGTCAAGAAAGTTTTGAAGGTGGATGTgtcctataaaaaggcttggtACGGCAGACGCAAAGCTATTGAACTTATATTTGGTTCTTGGGATGCCAATTTTGCTGAACTGCCGAAATATGTTGATGCACTTATGCAGTCAAATCAGGGATCTGTGATTAGGTGGTTGCACCATTCTGATAGTACGGATCGTCTGAAGACATTTAAGTATGTCTTCTGGGCTTTTGGACCGGCTATTGATGCATTTCACACGTGTCGACCGGTTATATGTGTTGATGGCACTCATCTGCGGGGCGAATATAAAGGCAAACTACTTGTTGCAGTTACGCAAGATGCCAACAACCACATTATTCCGCTAGCCTATGCCATTGTCGACGAAGAAACTATTTGTAGTTGGTCTTGGTTCATGGAACAACTAAGATACAATGTGGCCCGTGATCGGTATCCTATTTGTGTCATTTCGGATCGGCATAATGGTATCATCCATGCCATGACACATTATGACTATTGGCAAGAACCTTTGGCCTTTCATAGATTTTGTCTACGACACGTTAGGAGTAACCTAATGAGTCACTTCAAAGGCTTGCACCTTAGAAGGTTATGTTGGGCAATGGGAAAATCCAGACAATTGCGCAAGTGGCGGGCATTCAAACGAGAATTGAGGAACATGTTTCCAGATGCATGGAGTTATCTGTCTAACATTGGAGCTGAGAAGTGGTGTCTAACACATGACGGTGAGAACCGTTGGGGTATTCTTACAACCAACATTTCCGAAAGTTATAATAATGTACTTAGAGGAGCTCGTCATTTGCCTATCCGGGCTTGTATTGATATGACATTTCATCGGACTGTTGAGTTGTTTAAAACAAGAAGAGAGGATGCTAGACATTGCCGTTATCCATTTCCTCCAAAGATATGGCGGCGGTTTAAGAATTCGGACCTGAAAGCGGGAACCCACAGGGCACCTCTACCGGACCTTTTGGTCATTCTAGGTCCCCAGTACTTATGGAGGCGTTTACGCCCAATACAGACGAGCTCCATGGCAGTGGTGAACAACATGTGGGAGGTACAGATGCAGGCCAAAGTACCCAAGCACTTGATCAAAGACTTGAGTCACAAATTACGCAAGTCGATATAGTGATGCCAGCCCAGCCACGTCGCACACAAAGAGCACACAAACCCAGAGGATGTGGCACGCATGGAAAACTTGGACATCATTGATGTTCAAAACTGTAATTGGTTGCTCCTGTTATGAATATTATTCTAAGTGTAGGGGAGAAAAATGTGTGGGACTTGGAGTAGttttatgttttgtatttggacaAGTTGTCGGAAATATTGCTTAGATTAAATGTTCATGACTTTGGatttgctggcagggagtttagtccacttttaaggggagattctgtccaatttttttcaaaagatagtagatgtatatatataaacatatatatacatatatatatatatatatatatatgaatatatatatattcatggaGCATATAAAATGGCCACCACATGAATGTTCCAGTGAGTTTCGGTGAAAACATGTTTATAATTGCACATGGACTCATTCAATGTGCATACGAGACCTAAAGGTGTCATTTTGGTGTAAATGGGTAAAAAAGATCAAAGAACCTCACGCCTTGATTTGAAATGTGGACATGTTTGATGTGTTTTGATTGGTTGGATATTGTGTTTTTGGTATATTACACTTGCGTGGGGGGTTAGATTTGATGAACAGGTTGTCAAATGTGTATTTCCGAATTTggtgaaaattggagaaaaagtTTGGTGGAAATTGCAGTTTCTGTAAATGATGCAGGGTCGaaacgatccgagctcggatccaaaaAACCCAGAAAGGATCCGCGCTCGGATCATTCGAACCCATGGCTTTCACTTTACaaatccgacctcggatccaacAAAACTCAGATAGATCCGAGGGCTCGTCTGAACTACCGTGAGCGATGATCCGAGCCCTTTAGGATCCGACGGGTGATAAAACACATCCGACCTCGGATCGTCGAACAAAAAACCCTTGCATTGTGAATCCGACCTCGGATCTAAAAAACTATGATAGATCCGAGGGCTCGTCTGAACTACCGTGAGCGATGATCCGAGCCCTTTCGGATCCGCGGGGTGATAAAACACATCCGACCTCGGATCTTCGAACTCAAAATCCAAAAATTGTGAATCCGCCCTCGGATCCAAAAAACTATGATGGATACGAGGGCTCGTCTGAACTACCGGGAGCGGTGATCCGAGACATCTCGGATCCGAGGGATGATCAACACGGATCCGTGCTCGGATCCTCGAAATCATGATACTGAAAATTGTGAATCCGCCCTCGGATCTAACAAACACAGttagatccgagctcggatccttaGCATTATACAGTCACCCGCGGCCTCGGTTCGTcattttttccagttttctcGCATTCCTCCTAACGAAACCCTTCCCCACCCTCACCAATCTTCCATTTCGACCAATTATCATCTGTTTTTTCATCATAAAACCATCTCTCAACCTCTTTTGCGCTTAAACCCTGAGTTTTCTACAATCAAAAACAGAAATTTGTGGTGTTTTGATCTTCAACGAAAAATTAGGGCCCAAATCCATTTCTTCAATTTGGGGACTAATTTGGGTCGctgatttttcaatttttccatttttatcaTCTTCCTCCATCATTCCAACCAGTTGAGGTAACAATTTGCAACTTTATTTGCAATTTAAGGCACGTACcagttttcattatttttcaatttttgtcaaTATTTTGGTAATTGTATAATTGTTGTAATTTTTATTTAGAATTGTGCTACATTATGCAATTTTTATTTACTCGCGTCTTTATCAAAAAGGATCCGAGTTATGCTTTTCTACTAATTGTATAAATGTCTTGTTTAACTACTCATCTAGACAAATTTTTTGATACACCGGAGGAAATCACGTTTAACTACTCATTAAGCTTGGTGCTGCAATAATTCAAAGAGTCGTAAACAGTATATATAATGTGGCGTGTCACAAACTTTTGTTTCTCGCAAAGAGCATTCCTCATTTGGCTCCTGAATTTTACTTGTATAGGATGCACTAGTTACTCAGGTTTTCTCCCAATATCAGAAGATACGTGGTTTTCTGCAACCATAATTATTGGATATTGACAATATTAAATTTGCAATGTTGAACCGACTGGTCTCTAAAAGTTTTATCAGTTGCTTAGAATAATAAACTAGGTGAAGATGAGTTATTTAAGCCTCAAAGGCACCTGAAATTATCATTAAGCTTCGTGGATTTGGTATTATTGTGCAGCTGACATTTCTTAATTTTTAGCTTTATGCACATGAACTCTTAATTTGGGTCATTTTACTTCTATATGTCAACTACTTGAAAGCTTAACATTGACAACATGAGATTGGACTTTTAAATGACCTTCTAATTGAAAGATGGGATTCACAAAATCGAAAAGTGGATTGTTCAAACCATGTGTTGACAATGGGGATAGAAATTCATATTATACATGCCCACCACTGTATCTAAAATTATTTAACCAGGTTCTGTGCTTGTTTTTAGGTGCAGCTGGCAGGAAGTTTAGCCCTTTTtcaaggggaaactctgccgaaattttcttaactCATTAAGACAAttgtgtttgttatgttttgTATTGCTTCTAATTTGTGTTGAATCTTGTTTGTAATCCAGGCATCATGGCTCGCACACGAAGGGCAGTGATTCGCACTCCTACACCTTCATCGAGTGAGGAACATACACCCTCTTTACAAGAGGAGTCGCCTGAAGACGAATCTCCTTCTCCTCAGTCCCCACCTCGTTCTAGGCGTAAGACGGCATCTACCAGTCGTGACGAACCACCTCCGAACTACGATACCACACGTTTCACATCAATTGAGAATCAGCAGTGGTACGAAGCCGGTTTAGACAAAGAAATAATAGTTGAGAAGCACTTGGCGCCGGAGGTGGATGACCATTACAAGATCTACACGGCCTTCAAGCGACTTGGTTGGGAGGACATACTGAAGTTGCCCAAGCATTACTATCCTAACCTGATCCGAGAGTTTTATGCCAATGTGGAAGACAAACATAGCCATAGTGGCAATCTGATCCAATCCTGGGTCCGAGGCAAACGAGTGGCTCTCACTCGAGACAAAGTTGCCACGTGGGCCAAACTCAAAGACTCAGGAGAAGATATCAAATTGACTAAGGAGTTCAAGGCTCGTGACCCATGGCAAGTGGGAGAAGCTTTGGCACGTCTTAAGGGTCAATACCGTGAGCGAGGAAGTTCGAAAAAACTCACCGTATATGCCGATTCCTTCGAGCATAGGTACCACCTGATTTTCTATCTTTTTGCCTTCAATGTGGTACCAAAACGGAGTGGAAAACGGGAGCTCCGCAACAGTGACCTATACTTCCTCGATAAAATGATGCATGGTATAGGTAATCATATGACTGGAATTCCTCTGCCCAGCATCATTATCAGTTACATGAGGACCACAGCTCGCATGGGGGCCGGTCATACATGTTTCGGGTTCCCCCGGCTCCTCTCCCTCATTTTTGAGAAGCTCAAGGTTCCTCTTGGAACCGAACGAGCAGTGGTGACTCGGTCTGCTGAAGAGGTCAATGCCTCTATACTCAAGGCTTTAGGCATTCCTACGGATTTTGGAGCTGCTCTAGTTCGGGACACAAGAGAAGCTTCGACCTCCACTCAGCCTCCACCTCACACTGAACAACAAGAGCAAGCTCAAGAGACGGAGGCACAGCAGACCCTTCCTCCTCCCACTCCACGACCACCGCCTCCGCCGCGATCCAAGTTGCAAGAGATCCTCAATGCCATCTGCTGCATGGAGACACGTGTGATGGAGCGCATTGACCAGACCGAGCGGATGATGACTGAGCGACTAGACAGGCAGGATCGTCGCCTTCGAGCAATGGAGGATCATTTCCAGATTCACCGCTCACCTAC
It includes:
- the LOC140012674 gene encoding uncharacterized protein, encoding MRFESKQQLSRAIRMWSINHNREFRVVESKSNTWVAKCKSAFERSTTTVANVSYPPCDWCVRAVKKKTHGLWQITKWVNDHNCVGDLMSNSNASLTSSVIARHIVRSIEDDPGFKVKNIVSHVKKVLKVDVSYKKAWYGRRKAIELIFGSWDANFAELPKYVDALMQSNQGSVIRWLHHSDSTDRLKTFKYVFWAFGPAIDAFHTCRPVICVDGTHLRGEYKGKLLVAVTQDANNHIIPLAYAIVDEETICSWSWFMEQLRYNVARDRYPICVISDRHNGIIHAMTHYDYWQEPLAFHRFCLRHVRSNLMSHFKGLHLRRLCWAMGKSRQLRKWRAFKRELRNMFPDAWSYLSNIGAEKWCLTHDGENRWGILTTNISESYNNVLRGARHLPIRACIDMTFHRTVELFKTRREDARHCRYPFPPKIWRRFKNSDLKAGTHRAPLPDLLVILGPQYLWRRLRPIQTSSMAVVNNMWEVQMQAKVPKHLIKDLSHKLRKSI